Proteins encoded in a region of the Takifugu flavidus isolate HTHZ2018 chromosome 10, ASM371156v2, whole genome shotgun sequence genome:
- the LOC130532850 gene encoding RIIa domain-containing protein 1 — protein sequence MTGKPKVDTGALTSEQQDKLRQFKIKTRIDNEKYLRSHPEVETMISGFLRDAFLKRPTDIRKFAADHFARTIPGVVADSQLDGNSEEK from the exons atgaCCGGAAAGCCGAAAGTGGACACGGGCGCCTTAACGTCGGAGCAACAAGACAAGCTGCGACAGTTTAAG ATTAAAACGAGGATCGACAACGAGAAGTATCTCCGGTCGCACCCAGAAGTAGAAACAATGATAAGCGGCTTTCTGAG AGATGCATTTCTGAAAAGACCAACTGACATCCGCAAGTTTGCTGCAG ATCACTTTGCCAGAACAATCCCTGGTGTGGTTGCCGACTCCCAACTGGATGGCAACAGTGAAGAGAAGTGA
- the il6r gene encoding interleukin-6 receptor subunit alpha isoform X3: MWIFLPLTCLLFVTPTLGFFEGTCLRKEPSPGVLVLTPGRELIMTCKGHVTVDGLKVRNGSKPGGRDGSDVNGGNTENRSSGHAASPTAHAAPLTSVHRPSADQETEKEEWSDGSRGRRGENSSLQWKWTGRMVRKRDQDVKWSRGATLSLPSVTEADSGTFTCYHRDKEMFSLKVIVADPPEKPSLFCYKKSPSSKIRCESKPQGNVTIRPHCYLLLSKSPSPEMFLRFQCSYSSRSSRCFCVLDHNEDEMRSVHFAYLCVTSIAGNTTSNLLDFTPMGILKPDAPKNVSVRKIEGEETWMKVTWNLPSSWKSHDNFYDMIYQIKYRPAVSSFHFDQIHNIDGERSFLIKDAIPGEEYLIQVRTKEEYDGLWSDWSSAVRSCSWTELGVISHSDSSTSWDQLNLGIKTWHIHGEEFPWL; this comes from the exons atgtggatttttctccctctgacgTGTCTCCTGTTTGTCACACCAACTCTTGGCTTTTTTGAAGGGACCTGCCTCAGAAAAG AGCCCTCCCCTGGCGTGTTGGTTCTGACCCCAGGACGGGAGCTGATTATGACCTGCAAGGGTCACGTGACGGTCGATGGACTGAAGGTCAGAAACGGATCAAAGCCCGGTGGAAGAGACGGGTCAGACGTGAATggtggaaacacagaaaacagaagtTCTGGGCACGCAGCCTCTCCCACCGCGCACGCGGCCCCGCTGACCAGCGTGCACAGACCGTCGGCGGACCAGGAGACTGAAAAGGAGGAGTGGAGTGATGGGAgcagggggaggcggggggagaACTCAAGTCTGCAGTGGAAGTGGACTGGGAGGATGGTGCGGAAAAGAGACCAAGATGTTAAATGGAGCAGAGGGGCCACACTGTCGCTGCCTTCTGTGACGGAGGCCGACTCGGGAACGTTCACCTGTTATCACAGAGACAAGGAGATGTTCTCTTTAAAAGTCATCGTGGCAG ATCCTCCAGAGAAACCCAGCCTCTTCTGCTACAaaaagtctcccagcagcaagATTCGCTGTGAATCCAAGCCTCAGGGAAACGTCACCATAAGGCCTCATTGTTACCTCCTGCTCAGTAAAAG cCCCAGCCCCGAGATGTTTCTGCGCTTTCAGTGCTCCTATTCCTCCCGCAGCTCCCGCTGTTTCTGCGTCCTGGACCACAACGAGGACGAGATGAGGTCCGTTCACTTTGCTTACCTGTGCGTCACCAGCATCGCGGGAAACACCACCAGCAACCTGCTGGATTTCACACCCATGGGGATTT TAAAACCTGACGCGCCAAAAAACGTGTCAGTCCGGAAGATCGAGGGGGAGGAGACGTGGATGAAGGTGACCTGGAATCTCCCCTCGTCCTGGAAGTCTCATGACAATTTTTATGATATGATCTATCAGATCAAATACAGACCTGCCGTGTCCTCCTTCCATTTTGATCAG ATACACAACATCGACGGGGAGCGCTCCTTCCTCATCAAAGATGCCATTCCCGGTGAGGAGTACCTGATCCAAGTGAGAACCAAGGAAGAATACGACGGCCTGTGGAGTGACTGGAGCTCAGCCGTGCGTAGCTGCAGCTGGACAG AACTCGGGGTCATCAGTCACTCTGACAGCTCCACCTCTTGGGACCAGCTTAATTTGGGGATAAAAACATGGCACATACATGGAGAAGAGTTCCCCTGGCTTTAA
- the il6r gene encoding interleukin-6 receptor subunit alpha isoform X2 yields the protein MWIFLPLTCLLFVTPTLGFFEGTCLRKEPSPGVLVLTPGRELIMTCKGHVTVDGLKVRNGSKPGGRDGSDVNGGNTENRSSGHAASPTAHAAPLTSVHRPSADQETEKEEWSDGSRGRRGENSSLQWKWTGRMVRKRDQDVKWSRGATLSLPSVTEADSGTFTCYHRDKEMFSLKVIVADPPEKPSLFCYKKSPSSKIRCESKPQGNVTIRPHCYLLLSKSPSPEMFLRFQCSYSSRSSRCFCVLDHNEDEMRSVHFAYLCVTSIAGNTTSNLLDFTPMGILKPDAPKNVSVRKIEGEETWMKVTWNLPSSWKSHDNFYDMIYQIKYRPAVSSFHFDQIHNIDGERSFLIKDAIPGEEYLIQVRTKEEYDGLWSDWSSAVRSCSWTADKWTATTISIADIESSGLDISTVDVTPTFTTVPTTFLEVSTHVLWISAFFVLLLSAVLAVYIFSPCCSRGAGAGHLCSSIIQRTTRR from the exons atgtggatttttctccctctgacgTGTCTCCTGTTTGTCACACCAACTCTTGGCTTTTTTGAAGGGACCTGCCTCAGAAAAG AGCCCTCCCCTGGCGTGTTGGTTCTGACCCCAGGACGGGAGCTGATTATGACCTGCAAGGGTCACGTGACGGTCGATGGACTGAAGGTCAGAAACGGATCAAAGCCCGGTGGAAGAGACGGGTCAGACGTGAATggtggaaacacagaaaacagaagtTCTGGGCACGCAGCCTCTCCCACCGCGCACGCGGCCCCGCTGACCAGCGTGCACAGACCGTCGGCGGACCAGGAGACTGAAAAGGAGGAGTGGAGTGATGGGAgcagggggaggcggggggagaACTCAAGTCTGCAGTGGAAGTGGACTGGGAGGATGGTGCGGAAAAGAGACCAAGATGTTAAATGGAGCAGAGGGGCCACACTGTCGCTGCCTTCTGTGACGGAGGCCGACTCGGGAACGTTCACCTGTTATCACAGAGACAAGGAGATGTTCTCTTTAAAAGTCATCGTGGCAG ATCCTCCAGAGAAACCCAGCCTCTTCTGCTACAaaaagtctcccagcagcaagATTCGCTGTGAATCCAAGCCTCAGGGAAACGTCACCATAAGGCCTCATTGTTACCTCCTGCTCAGTAAAAG cCCCAGCCCCGAGATGTTTCTGCGCTTTCAGTGCTCCTATTCCTCCCGCAGCTCCCGCTGTTTCTGCGTCCTGGACCACAACGAGGACGAGATGAGGTCCGTTCACTTTGCTTACCTGTGCGTCACCAGCATCGCGGGAAACACCACCAGCAACCTGCTGGATTTCACACCCATGGGGATTT TAAAACCTGACGCGCCAAAAAACGTGTCAGTCCGGAAGATCGAGGGGGAGGAGACGTGGATGAAGGTGACCTGGAATCTCCCCTCGTCCTGGAAGTCTCATGACAATTTTTATGATATGATCTATCAGATCAAATACAGACCTGCCGTGTCCTCCTTCCATTTTGATCAG ATACACAACATCGACGGGGAGCGCTCCTTCCTCATCAAAGATGCCATTCCCGGTGAGGAGTACCTGATCCAAGTGAGAACCAAGGAAGAATACGACGGCCTGTGGAGTGACTGGAGCTCAGCCGTGCGTAGCTGCAGCTGGACAG CTGACAAGTGGACGGCCACAACG ATTTCCATCGCAGACATAGAAAGTTCTGGGCTCGACATCAGCACCGTTGATG TTACTCCGACGTTTACAACGGTCCCTACGACGTTCCTGGAGGTGTCGACTCATGTTCTCTGGATCTCGGCtttctttgtgctgctgctgtcggccgTTTTGGCCGTCTACATATTCAG tccctgctgctccagagggGCAGGCGCTGGTCACCTTTGCTCCTCCATCATACAGAGAACGACCAGAAGATGA
- the il6r gene encoding interleukin-6 receptor subunit alpha isoform X1, producing the protein MWIFLPLTCLLFVTPTLGFFEGTCLRKEPSPGVLVLTPGRELIMTCKGHVTVDGLKVRNGSKPGGRDGSDVNGGNTENRSSGHAASPTAHAAPLTSVHRPSADQETEKEEWSDGSRGRRGENSSLQWKWTGRMVRKRDQDVKWSRGATLSLPSVTEADSGTFTCYHRDKEMFSLKVIVADPPEKPSLFCYKKSPSSKIRCESKPQGNVTIRPHCYLLLSKSPSPEMFLRFQCSYSSRSSRCFCVLDHNEDEMRSVHFAYLCVTSIAGNTTSNLLDFTPMGILKPDAPKNVSVRKIEGEETWMKVTWNLPSSWKSHDNFYDMIYQIKYRPAVSSFHFDQIHNIDGERSFLIKDAIPGEEYLIQVRTKEEYDGLWSDWSSAVRSCSWTADKWTATTISIADIESSGLDISTVDVTPTFTTVPTTFLEVSTHVLWISAFFVLLLSAVLAVYIFSQRNRFLSKVQRLSFVAARGALSQPLPSVPAAPEGQALVTFAPPSYRERPEDEHETQELCQNERAEHMNFNNTSYFLMRQEDRE; encoded by the exons atgtggatttttctccctctgacgTGTCTCCTGTTTGTCACACCAACTCTTGGCTTTTTTGAAGGGACCTGCCTCAGAAAAG AGCCCTCCCCTGGCGTGTTGGTTCTGACCCCAGGACGGGAGCTGATTATGACCTGCAAGGGTCACGTGACGGTCGATGGACTGAAGGTCAGAAACGGATCAAAGCCCGGTGGAAGAGACGGGTCAGACGTGAATggtggaaacacagaaaacagaagtTCTGGGCACGCAGCCTCTCCCACCGCGCACGCGGCCCCGCTGACCAGCGTGCACAGACCGTCGGCGGACCAGGAGACTGAAAAGGAGGAGTGGAGTGATGGGAgcagggggaggcggggggagaACTCAAGTCTGCAGTGGAAGTGGACTGGGAGGATGGTGCGGAAAAGAGACCAAGATGTTAAATGGAGCAGAGGGGCCACACTGTCGCTGCCTTCTGTGACGGAGGCCGACTCGGGAACGTTCACCTGTTATCACAGAGACAAGGAGATGTTCTCTTTAAAAGTCATCGTGGCAG ATCCTCCAGAGAAACCCAGCCTCTTCTGCTACAaaaagtctcccagcagcaagATTCGCTGTGAATCCAAGCCTCAGGGAAACGTCACCATAAGGCCTCATTGTTACCTCCTGCTCAGTAAAAG cCCCAGCCCCGAGATGTTTCTGCGCTTTCAGTGCTCCTATTCCTCCCGCAGCTCCCGCTGTTTCTGCGTCCTGGACCACAACGAGGACGAGATGAGGTCCGTTCACTTTGCTTACCTGTGCGTCACCAGCATCGCGGGAAACACCACCAGCAACCTGCTGGATTTCACACCCATGGGGATTT TAAAACCTGACGCGCCAAAAAACGTGTCAGTCCGGAAGATCGAGGGGGAGGAGACGTGGATGAAGGTGACCTGGAATCTCCCCTCGTCCTGGAAGTCTCATGACAATTTTTATGATATGATCTATCAGATCAAATACAGACCTGCCGTGTCCTCCTTCCATTTTGATCAG ATACACAACATCGACGGGGAGCGCTCCTTCCTCATCAAAGATGCCATTCCCGGTGAGGAGTACCTGATCCAAGTGAGAACCAAGGAAGAATACGACGGCCTGTGGAGTGACTGGAGCTCAGCCGTGCGTAGCTGCAGCTGGACAG CTGACAAGTGGACGGCCACAACG ATTTCCATCGCAGACATAGAAAGTTCTGGGCTCGACATCAGCACCGTTGATG TTACTCCGACGTTTACAACGGTCCCTACGACGTTCCTGGAGGTGTCGACTCATGTTCTCTGGATCTCGGCtttctttgtgctgctgctgtcggccgTTTTGGCCGTCTACATATTCAG TCAAAGGAATAGATTTCTGTCCAAAGTCCAGCGTTTGAGTTTTGTTGCCGCTCGCGGTGCCTTGTCTCAACCTCTCCCCTCAgtccctgctgctccagagggGCAGGCGCTGGTCACCTTTGCTCCTCCATCATACAGAGAACGACCAGAAGATGAACACGAAACTCAAGAACTGTGTCAAAATGAGAGGGCAGAGCACATGAACTTCAACAACACAAGTTATTTCTTGATGCGGCAGGAGGACAGGGAATAA